The following are encoded in a window of Sinorhizobium sojae CCBAU 05684 genomic DNA:
- a CDS encoding RNA-binding S4 domain-containing protein produces MEKQPASPPAARQRLDKWLFFARLIKSRSLAQKAIEAGHVAVNGTRAMQSSAQVKAGDTLELSLDRRDLVVRVLLPGTRRGPYDEARLLYEDLTPPASPRLTPFEQATRERGAGRPTKRERRETDRLIPGFDEED; encoded by the coding sequence ATGGAGAAACAGCCAGCGTCCCCGCCCGCAGCACGCCAGCGGCTCGACAAATGGCTGTTCTTCGCCCGGCTGATCAAGTCACGCTCGCTTGCGCAGAAGGCAATCGAAGCCGGGCATGTGGCGGTGAACGGCACGCGGGCAATGCAATCCTCTGCCCAGGTCAAGGCGGGCGACACGCTCGAGTTGTCTCTCGATCGGCGCGACCTCGTTGTGCGGGTGTTGTTACCGGGGACACGGCGAGGCCCCTATGACGAGGCACGGCTGCTTTACGAGGACCTGACACCGCCGGCCTCGCCGAGACTGACGCCCTTTGAGCAGGCGACGCGCGAGCGCGGCGCCGGGCGGCCGACGAAACGGGAGCGCCGCGAAACGGATCGCCTGATTCCCGGTTTCGACGAGGAGGATTAG